The DNA segment TGGGCCAAGGTGTGCAACGTGTTCGGAAGATTTTGCAATCAGGTGGCCGCCTCCATAGGTCTCACCGGTGCGGCGGCGGGAATATTCTTTCTGCTTGTGATCCTCATCGTGTTTAACTTGCACAAAAGATGCTAAACATTTATGTCTTATATATACCTTGAACGAATGGTATAGGGAAGTGTGTGTGCATGTGTCGATGTGTGTGTGAGTTTAATTTGTTGGTATTTTACACTTTATGTAATTTTAGATTAATGTTTGAAATTAATGTttgaaaaagattttttttcttaattactCGTAATGCGCTGTTAATATTCGTGTTTATTGTAAGGGTGTTTTATGATTTAAAGATGAATTCTAAGATTTTATTATAAATGTGTGGGGGCAATGTGGCTGTGTTATAATTATTTCGATTTTTCTTAACTGCAGAGAATGGAATTTCACTTTGAATTAGACTTTTAAGGAAAAAAACACTTTCGTTGCTTATTCCTTTCGCTATCTAGCTTATTCACATTTATGGGCTCTTCTACAACcacaaaattatataattatcgcACTACGAATagagataattataaatattgatTTCGTATTGCTATGATTTCGTATTGGAAAAActgcattttttatttaattcgtaTGTATTTATGGATTATTTTATGTTAAATCTAAGTATTTCTCCGTTAAGATCTGGTGAAATGATGGCCCTTAGATTATCAAAAGATATATCAACTTTCATAAAAATTTGGAGGATATGCACGTGATCTAATGATATTGAAATAAGAGGATAAATACTCCCGAAGTAACATAGACTAACTTtgttttgactttttttttatttcagtcTTAgtcgattatttatttttagtaatttttcGGACGTTCCATTGACATGGCAAAAATGAGATGTTAGTGTGGCGTTTACGTTTAGTGACACATAACATTCtcaattaaaaaacaaaaacaaaataaaatgcaaaaaattgaaattaaagACTCGTATATTATTAATACTGAAATTTGATAAcactcattaaaaaaaaaaaaggcaaaaAAGAAGCCAGCACACATGACAAAAAATgcaaaatttcctttatttcacCTTAAGTTCCAACATTAATTAAGGGAAAAAAACTTGCACTTGAAATATGCTCATTCACCAACAAAAAAACTCGTGTAATTGCGTCATAAAAATAACCAATAACATCCTCAAGTCTGTTGCTTATACTTCATACAAAGCTGCAACAGCTCCTCTGCTGCTTTATTCATTGcatcttcttcttcatttttcatCTTCTCACTCAATTCCATAGCCCTAAACCTCAATTTTTCGCCACTCCTCTTCGCCATGACCTCATTTATCGCATTCGCAACCCCGTCACTCTTGAAATTTCCTTCCTCATCTCTTGCAACCTCAACACCAGCACCAGCCTCCACCACAAGCCTAGCATTCAAAGGCTGGTCGAACTTCAACGGCACCGCTATAACCGGAACGCCGAAACAAAAGCTTTCCATCACGGAATTCATCCCACAGTGACTCATAAAAGCACCTACACTTTTGTGTGCCAAGATTTTAGCTTGTGGCACCCATCCTTGCACAACAACACCCCTTTCTTTAACTCTGTCTAGAAATCCATTTGGCATTGCCTCGTTTATATTAATCGTCTCCGTGCCGGGAGATCTCACGACCCATATGAAGTTCACATCACACAGCTCCAACCCTTTTGCTATCTCCTCCATTTGATCTTTACACAAGTAGTTCTCACTGCCAAAGGAAATGAGCACGGTCGAAAGCTCGGGTTTCTTACTTAGCCATTCCACAATCTCCGAACCGTCTTCTTCATTGTTAGATTGTACAATAAGTGGACCGACGGGTACGATGTTTTTCTTGCACAAATCAGACAAATAATCCACGTACTTCCCTTCAATTCCCCTGCATGTCTTCATCAGTATGATGTCACGAGACATTGTGAAGTGGCCAAATGACAAATCTTTTCCACCCTCATGATCTCTTGTAATTAGTTGACCAACGGCAGCCTTCAATCCCTTCCTTTCGTAGTGTTTAAGGTACAGTTCCGGATAAGGGAAAGCAGAGTCTCTAACGGTGAAGCTATGATAGAAAAACGAATACCCCGCGGCCCCTGTGGTGGCGAAATGGATGGCGGGAATGTTCAACGACGAGGCCTTCCTCGCAGCCCACGGTTGGAAAACATCGTATACGAGCAAATCGGGCCTCAGATTGGCGATGATATCAGAAAAGCAGGGGATGGACATTTGAAAGGCTTGGAAAAGCCTTGGCATGAGCTCCGGGGGGACGTTTTTCGTCGTGTGGAAGTGCGGAGGAAGATCAGGGAATGATGGTAACTGGAGTTCAACTAGTTGGATTGATGAATCAGATTGTTGTTGAAGTGAGTTTTTGATTGAATCCAGGATGATTGCTGTGGAACAGAAGTATATATTGAAGTTGTTGTTTGACAAGTTCTTGGCTAGCTCAAGAAATGGGAACACATGGCCATGTGCGATCCATGGAAACATAAGGATGCTGAATCTACTCTCACCTTTCGCCTCCATTGATGGAAACTTCTTGCTCTGTAAATCAGAACTTTGTTCCAAGGGTTGAagctttgtttttgtttttgttttcccAAGCAAAATCAGGCATTAGACTTACCTACCATGTGATGCTTTCCAGGTAGAAATTGTAAAATATTTACACCTGAATCatgcactatatatatatatatatatatatttataaatagtCTAAATTGTCCTTGCTTtaattattatgtttatttGTATGTGAAAAGTCAAGGGGTAGTTTAAGtcattttcacaaaatttaatAAAGCTAATTTAATTCTTCGTTGTTGCATTGATTATGGtcttattattactattattactAAAAATTACACATGTTTAAACCATGTTATCAAATTAGATTGGATTAATAATAACCATtactat comes from the Henckelia pumila isolate YLH828 chromosome 1, ASM3356847v2, whole genome shotgun sequence genome and includes:
- the LOC140874366 gene encoding mogroside IIIx synthase-like; translated protein: MEAKGESRFSILMFPWIAHGHVFPFLELAKNLSNNNFNIYFCSTAIILDSIKNSLQQQSDSSIQLVELQLPSFPDLPPHFHTTKNVPPELMPRLFQAFQMSIPCFSDIIANLRPDLLVYDVFQPWAARKASSLNIPAIHFATTGAAGYSFFYHSFTVRDSAFPYPELYLKHYERKGLKAAVGQLITRDHEGGKDLSFGHFTMSRDIILMKTCRGIEGKYVDYLSDLCKKNIVPVGPLIVQSNNEEDGSEIVEWLSKKPELSTVLISFGSENYLCKDQMEEIAKGLELCDVNFIWVVRSPGTETININEAMPNGFLDRVKERGVVVQGWVPQAKILAHKSVGAFMSHCGMNSVMESFCFGVPVIAVPLKFDQPLNARLVVEAGAGVEVARDEEGNFKSDGVANAINEVMAKRSGEKLRFRAMELSEKMKNEEEDAMNKAAEELLQLCMKYKQQT